In Solanum lycopersicum chromosome 3, SLM_r2.1, the genomic stretch ttgacattttttttactGAATTGACATTATGTGTTTAACACTTACTTTGAGCGCGTGGaagatataatttttacactttttaatttctttttcttccttctctctccTTTCCACATTTCCTCCACCATATACCACCACCTTACCACCATTGTATATTCAACTTTCTCCtctcttttgtcatttttttgtgtggaaaattaaattaattatatatataaaaaaataatttaagaaaggaCCAAAAAATATGTCTAGAGCATAAATCTTCTTCATGATATCAAATTtttctatcaattttttttttcatagtttCATTGTCGGAAAGCTAACCTAATCCTTCAAATGTTTGTTGGTCTATTTTCATCATTCTCTAtttgagttgattttttttttcagattcaGTTTTTGAAATACTAATTTTCCTTctcaaaacttttaaatttttctattttgatgaacccatttcaaataaattcataaatagatatgattttatcatgaataatttttttttggggggggggggtaattgTATGATAGTTAGATTATGAGTAATAGAATGATATTTGGATTATGGATATTTGCTTATGACCCAAATTAGTTatataaatttgaagaaaaagatgATAGTAGTGATAATCTTCaaacttgaagaaaaaaacATCAAAGTAATAGCTGTTAGAGGAGGAGGAGATGCGGAAATGGTGAAGGATGAAAATGGTGGAGGAGAAAACTAAAGGTGCTgtagattttttttccttttttgtttttatgaaaaggtaatttttaaagtaattaattaattaaatagttttaaaatgagttattcatagtatattattttattaatttttaaatatataaatatatgccacatgtcattatttaattCGTTACTTTGACACGTCATCAGCGAGTGTAATACACACATCTTATATATTTTGCTGGTTGTAAAAAGCGTGTCGACATGACACAATGTCTCCATACTTGAggtgtttaaaatgaataagaCCTAATTGAGAtgtccaagtgaaaattgatgtCAACTTTAAGTGGCTACCGATGAGTTATACCTTAAATTTATACTGATATCTCcatttataaaacttatatatatatatatatataaatataaattctacTTATACATAAATATAGTTTTTTCCATATAGGTTGGGGTGGGGGTTGAGAGAGTAGAAGAGGGAAAAAGGGGTGGTGGATCTTTGATAAATATGTAGGATTGAAATACATGGGCTGATTATAAGGTGGTTGATTAGTTGTTTGCTTGAAGATATTAAATCATATTTCGTTTAGAGTATAATATTTGTGAAATtacaaaatatcaatatttatgtCCCTTTTATTAGATTCTCTTTGATATGCAAATTCCAAAATCTACTAAGCTATTTACATCTCCAAACTAAAAAAGTTTAGTAAATATCTAGACTTAAATATGCATATAAGTGTGATATAACTAGAAATTCCTTCGAAATATGTAACACTCATTTAATTAAGCTAATAATATTTAGATGAAATCAACTAATCTTTCATCAAAAACACAATCTTCCTTTGAagattttatatgttattcacattcttttaaaatatcGATAGTTATTAATGGTTTGCTATGAAGcataattatgcaaattttactatatcatataaatataaattttttatttattatacgtGAAAGTTGTCCATTTAAAAAAGAgatttaataaagtaaagaaataaaatatgttggGAAAAGAGGGAAGGGAAACAAATTTCTTCCGCACATTGAACAATTCGTCGTCGGTGATTTTCCCGTCGTGATCCTCGTCGGAGAAATCAAACTCATCTCTCATCTTCCGCCGCCGGCGACGGCGGCAGCTTCTCAAACGCCGAGCTGATAGTTTCAACATCAGTTTTTCTTTACTCGGAGGCGATTTACAGCAGAGCGAACGTCAAATTTTAAACTGAAAAtgctcagaagaactacactGTACTTTACTTCCAAGATTACACTTTTCTCACTTCCAAAACTCCACCTTTCAACCCTTTCTCCTTCATCTTCACCCTTTTACCAAAACCCCACAAAAATCCTCTCTCAATCAGATATCAAAAACCTCGTTCTCTCCCAGTATCACCATGGCAAGTTTCACAATCTCCTCCAAAACGTCGTCGCTTTACCCTCTTTCCTTCTCACAGCTTGCCACAATCTCAAACCAAATGACAAGAATACCCTCACTCTTGATTTTGTCTCAACTCATTTTTTCTCACTTCAAGAGCTCTCTTATCACCTCTCTACGAATCAATTTGATGTCAAAGTTTGTGGCTTTACTATCCCTCCATCTTCAGTTAAAGGTAAACCACTTGTGCTTCCTAATTTGAAGCTTAAAGTAGTTATTGAAGCTATAAGAATGGTTCTTGAATCTATATATAATGATAGATTTGTGACATTTTGTTATGGTGGACGTGTTAATATGGGAAGACATACCGCTATTCGTTACCTTAAGAACTCTGTTGAGAACCCAAGTTGGTGGTTTACTGTTTGTTTGAATACtgcaaaatttgaaaataagcaTGTTGATAGGTTGTGTAGGGTTATGGAAGAGAAAATTAGTGATGAGGCATTGATTGGTTTAATAGAAGTGCTGTTTGAGTCTGAAATAGTGAATATTCAATTGGGTGGTTGTTGTTTAGGTAGAGGGCTTCCTCAAGAATGTGGATTGAGTTCAATTTTGATTAACATTTACTTTAATAGTTTCGATAAGGAGATTCAAGAACTAAGGCTTAAAACGAGTCGGGAGAATCCGAGAGTTGATGCTAATGACTTTGCTGAGGGATATCAGGGGAATGCTTTCTATAAGCCGTTGAAGATATATGCAGTTAGGTGTTTGGATGAGATATTGGTTATCACGTCGGGGACAAAGATGATGACTTTGGATTTGAAGAGTAGGCTTGTGCAGATTCTTGAGAGAGATATGGAATTCGGTATTGATAAGGTTAAGACTGTTATTCATAGTGCTACTTCTGAGAAGATTGAATTTTTGGGGATGGAGCTTCAGGCGGTTAAGCCGTCTGTCTTGCACCCACCAATGTCACAAAAGGCGATCAGGGCGAGGAAGAAGTACCTCCGGCAGAAAGAAGTTAGAGCTTTGGAGTTAAGAAATGCTAAAGAGAGTAACAGAAAGAAATTGGGAATGAAGATATTCAGTCATGTATTTAAGAAAATGAAGCGGGCCAATGGTTTCAAAACTGATTTCCAGATTGAGAGTGAAGTCAACCAAATCTTTGATTCTTGGGCTGAAGAGGTAATGCAAGACTTTTTGGAATCTGTCGATGATCGTTGGGAATGGCACCggatgctctcatctggtgaCTTCCTTTCTTTGAAAAGGATCAGAGATCAACTGCCCCGTGAACTTGTAGATGCTTATGACAACTTTCAAGAGCAAGTTGACAGGTACATAAATCCCATCAAAGCAAAAAGGATGTTAGAGGAACAAGCAAAGATAGCAGAGGAAGAAGAGGAGCGGAAATACTCTGATCAGACTGTGGCAGATCTGACAAAGTTATGCATAAAAGTTGAGGCGCCCTTAGAAATTGTTAAGAAGGCAGTCAAACTGATTGGATTTACAAATCATATGGGCCGTCCTAGGCCGATTAGTTTACTTATGGTTCTTGAAGATGCTGATATCATCAAGTGGTATGCTGGTATTGGGAGAAGGTGGCTTGATTTCTTTTGCTGCTGCCACAACTTCAGAAAGTTGAAGATTATAGTATCTTATCATTTAAGATTCTCGTGCATCTTGACTTTAGCAGAGAAGCATGAATCCTCAAAGAAGGAAGCAATCAGACATTACACCAAGGATCTGAAAGTTTCTAATGTTGATGGGGTCGAAAAAATGTATTTTCCCACAGAAAGGGAAGTCAAAATGATGGGAGATAACGTTCTCATTGATCCAAATCCCGTGGATGGTTCTCTAGGGATGACGTTGATTAGATTAGCTTCTGATGAGCCCTCTTACTGTTGTGCTGCTCATTTTTGTGACAGAAGAGATACTATTGTCTACCGAATTAGATTACTTCAGAATGTTCTTAATTTGGATCCTTGGGTTCCAGGAATGGGTGCTATACATGAGAATTTGAATAAGAGATGCATCCC encodes the following:
- the LOC101246113 gene encoding nuclear intron maturase 3, mitochondrial, producing the protein MLRRTTLYFTSKITLFSLPKLHLSTLSPSSSPFYQNPTKILSQSDIKNLVLSQYHHGKFHNLLQNVVALPSFLLTACHNLKPNDKNTLTLDFVSTHFFSLQELSYHLSTNQFDVKVCGFTIPPSSVKGKPLVLPNLKLKVVIEAIRMVLESIYNDRFVTFCYGGRVNMGRHTAIRYLKNSVENPSWWFTVCLNTAKFENKHVDRLCRVMEEKISDEALIGLIEVLFESEIVNIQLGGCCLGRGLPQECGLSSILINIYFNSFDKEIQELRLKTSRENPRVDANDFAEGYQGNAFYKPLKIYAVRCLDEILVITSGTKMMTLDLKSRLVQILERDMEFGIDKVKTVIHSATSEKIEFLGMELQAVKPSVLHPPMSQKAIRARKKYLRQKEVRALELRNAKESNRKKLGMKIFSHVFKKMKRANGFKTDFQIESEVNQIFDSWAEEVMQDFLESVDDRWEWHRMLSSGDFLSLKRIRDQLPRELVDAYDNFQEQVDRYINPIKAKRMLEEQAKIAEEEEERKYSDQTVADLTKLCIKVEAPLEIVKKAVKLIGFTNHMGRPRPISLLMVLEDADIIKWYAGIGRRWLDFFCCCHNFRKLKIIVSYHLRFSCILTLAEKHESSKKEAIRHYTKDLKVSNVDGVEKMYFPTEREVKMMGDNVLIDPNPVDGSLGMTLIRLASDEPSYCCAAHFCDRRDTIVYRIRLLQNVLNLDPWVPGMGAIHENLNKRCIPLCSDHISELYLGRLTLQDTDFASLLHVD